The proteins below are encoded in one region of Oceanispirochaeta sp.:
- a CDS encoding cyclic nucleotide-binding domain-containing protein yields MDQLQPDKYNLKEIRSVMPFRFLDKIRMGDLLNLSQVQYYEEGEIIICQGDVNQSFYSILSGSVKVTANRGSDGGESYICTIGKGEIFGEAGMFLKVPRTANVICASQAEVVMITRRNLLQFIKIFPMEGNKVLMMIIFSLLRKLKESNQELAYERKDNASQDDIDALVNDMLG; encoded by the coding sequence GTGGACCAGCTGCAGCCGGATAAATATAATCTCAAGGAAATCAGATCAGTTATGCCTTTTCGATTCCTCGACAAAATCAGGATGGGTGATCTTCTGAATCTCTCCCAGGTACAGTACTATGAAGAAGGGGAGATCATCATATGCCAGGGGGATGTGAACCAATCTTTCTACAGCATACTTTCGGGTAGTGTCAAGGTGACAGCGAACAGGGGTTCTGATGGAGGAGAGAGTTATATCTGCACCATCGGCAAGGGAGAAATCTTCGGGGAAGCAGGAATGTTTCTGAAGGTACCCAGAACGGCCAATGTGATCTGCGCCTCACAGGCGGAAGTTGTTATGATCACCAGGCGGAACCTGCTGCAGTTTATAAAAATATTCCCCATGGAGGGGAATAAGGTTCTCATGATGATCATCTTCAGCCTCCTCAGAAAGCTGAAGGAGTCCAATCAGGAGTTGGCTTATGAAAGAAAGGATAATGCCTCACAGGATGATATCGATGCCCTTGTGAATGATATGCTCGGTTAA